From the Candidatus Methylomirabilota bacterium genome, one window contains:
- a CDS encoding 4Fe-4S dicluster domain-containing protein, protein MRYGFVIDQRRCIGCHACTVACKEENQVPLGAFRTWVKYVERGTFPHTRRYFAVLRCNHCDAAPCVTICPTVALYRRPDGIVDFDGARCIGCKSCMQACPYDALYIDPTTQTAAKCNYCAHRVEVGLEPACVIVCPEQAIVAGDLDDPSSRIARLVAREPVQVRKAEQGTRPKVFYLGADAAALQPELQAPAEHYLWAERPRGELDLVRMVAAAEAADHGAAPTRVVYDVPHPPRPWGGKVAAYLWTKSLAAGALLVGALGILSGGLPTGFLLGRAAPLLALVFLLATTALLVLDLKRPERFLYILVKPNLRSWLVWGAFILIAYGAAAGLWLLAALAGAATLVKIVALPAFLLAAATAGYSAFLFGQAEGRDFWQSPLLLPQLLVGALVAGSAALLVVGFFGRVDVQSLWSLGVIMVGALALQAVVLVAELVSAHPTADAARAARLITRGPWRTPFWAGVVAAGTLLPIVLVWPNPYTAVLGALLALAGLWIYEDLWVKAGQAVPLS, encoded by the coding sequence GTGCGCTACGGCTTCGTGATCGACCAGCGCCGGTGTATCGGCTGCCACGCCTGTACCGTCGCGTGCAAGGAAGAGAACCAGGTCCCACTCGGCGCGTTCCGCACCTGGGTGAAGTACGTCGAGCGCGGGACCTTCCCGCACACCCGGCGGTACTTCGCCGTCCTGCGCTGCAATCACTGCGACGCGGCCCCCTGCGTGACGATCTGCCCGACGGTCGCCCTCTACCGGCGGCCGGACGGGATCGTGGACTTCGACGGCGCGCGCTGCATCGGCTGCAAGTCGTGCATGCAGGCCTGTCCCTACGACGCGCTGTACATCGACCCCACCACGCAGACGGCCGCGAAGTGCAACTACTGCGCCCACCGCGTGGAGGTCGGGCTCGAGCCCGCCTGCGTGATCGTGTGCCCCGAGCAGGCGATCGTCGCGGGCGACCTCGATGACCCGTCCTCGCGGATCGCCCGGCTCGTGGCGCGCGAGCCGGTGCAGGTGAGGAAGGCGGAGCAGGGGACCCGGCCGAAGGTGTTCTACCTCGGGGCCGACGCGGCGGCCCTCCAGCCCGAGCTCCAGGCGCCGGCCGAGCACTACCTCTGGGCCGAGCGGCCTCGGGGCGAGCTCGACCTCGTGAGGATGGTCGCCGCCGCCGAGGCGGCGGACCACGGCGCCGCGCCGACGCGCGTGGTCTACGACGTCCCGCACCCGCCGCGGCCGTGGGGCGGGAAGGTCGCGGCGTATCTCTGGACCAAGTCGCTCGCGGCCGGCGCGCTCCTCGTCGGCGCGCTCGGCATCCTCTCGGGCGGGCTGCCGACCGGATTCCTGCTGGGCCGCGCCGCGCCCCTCCTGGCGCTCGTCTTCCTGCTCGCGACGACCGCGCTCCTCGTCCTCGACTTGAAGCGCCCCGAGCGCTTCCTTTATATCCTCGTGAAGCCGAACCTCCGCTCGTGGCTCGTCTGGGGGGCCTTCATCCTCATCGCCTACGGCGCGGCGGCCGGGCTCTGGCTCCTCGCCGCTCTCGCGGGCGCCGCGACGCTCGTGAAGATCGTCGCGCTGCCTGCGTTCCTGCTGGCGGCGGCGACCGCGGGCTACAGCGCGTTCCTCTTCGGCCAGGCCGAGGGTCGCGATTTCTGGCAGAGCCCGCTCCTGCTCCCGCAGCTCCTCGTCGGCGCGCTCGTGGCGGGCTCCGCGGCCCTCCTCGTCGTGGGCTTCTTCGGCCGCGTGGACGTCCAGAGCCTCTGGTCGCTCGGCGTCATCATGGTCGGCGCGCTCGCCCTCCAGGCGGTCGTCCTCGTCGCCGAGCTCGTATCCGCCCACCCGACCGCCGACGCGGCACGGGCGGCGCGTCTCATCACGCGCGGCCCGTGGCGGACGCCGTTCTGGGCGGGCGTCGTCGCCGCCGGCACCCTGCTCCCGATCGTCCTCGTCTGGCCGAACCCGTACACCGCGGTCCTCGGCGCGCTGCTCGCGCTGGCCGGCCTGTGGATCTACGAGGATCTGTGGGTGAAGGCGGGCCAGGCCGTCCCCCTGTCATGA
- the soxA gene encoding sulfur oxidation c-type cytochrome SoxA yields MTSVRARALPSLALAALALGCAGAAADLPDDHGLPAWTSRAIPEARGDVRVGPDGRRVAFRYKGWTARDFGAFRTYAYGDTRPEPGVGRAAMPAGMTGDPAKGRRLFLARAKGPCTGCHLVPGDDVWPAGSVGPDLSTLGDRRLPDAYLYQQLYDPRAMLAGSTMPPWGAAGILTPPEIVDVVAYLQTLKGPVRPERDLDRNPLTRKKSEGFGDNLDPTNNPALVLAEDAEALWSRPGPAGKACAGCHEGGPFPAMRGAATRYPKHVKAWGRVMSLEDFLEVHGPETTGRAYAAESSENLTLTVLLKMASNGLPVQVDTTSPEARAAILRGKASFYRRVGERNHACADCHTPERGADRFLGGRYLADVSVGLTRHFPTWRTSVGEVWDMRKRFQWCMTPLGANMLPADSIEYAELELYLTTFDNGKPLSVPGIRH; encoded by the coding sequence ATGACGTCCGTCAGGGCGCGCGCGCTGCCCTCCCTCGCGCTCGCCGCGCTGGCGCTCGGCTGTGCCGGCGCCGCCGCCGACCTCCCCGACGACCACGGCCTCCCCGCCTGGACCTCCCGCGCGATCCCCGAGGCTCGCGGCGACGTTCGCGTCGGGCCCGACGGCAGGCGCGTCGCGTTCCGCTACAAGGGTTGGACGGCGCGCGACTTCGGCGCGTTCCGCACCTACGCGTACGGCGACACGCGCCCGGAGCCGGGGGTCGGGCGCGCCGCGATGCCCGCGGGCATGACGGGCGATCCGGCCAAGGGACGGCGGCTCTTCCTCGCGCGCGCGAAAGGGCCGTGCACGGGTTGTCACCTGGTGCCGGGCGACGACGTGTGGCCGGCGGGCAGCGTGGGCCCCGATCTCTCCACGCTCGGCGACCGCCGGCTTCCCGACGCGTACCTCTATCAGCAGCTCTACGACCCGCGCGCCATGCTCGCCGGCTCCACCATGCCGCCGTGGGGCGCCGCCGGGATCCTGACGCCCCCTGAGATCGTGGACGTCGTCGCGTATCTCCAAACGCTCAAGGGACCCGTGCGGCCGGAGCGCGACCTCGACCGGAACCCGCTGACGCGCAAGAAGTCCGAGGGCTTCGGCGACAACCTCGATCCCACCAACAACCCCGCGCTCGTGCTCGCCGAGGACGCCGAGGCGCTCTGGAGCCGGCCCGGCCCGGCGGGGAAGGCGTGCGCCGGCTGCCACGAGGGCGGGCCCTTCCCGGCGATGCGTGGCGCGGCCACGCGCTACCCGAAGCACGTGAAGGCCTGGGGCCGCGTGATGAGCCTGGAGGACTTCCTCGAGGTGCACGGTCCCGAGACGACGGGCCGCGCCTACGCCGCCGAGTCGAGCGAGAACCTCACGCTGACCGTCCTCCTCAAGATGGCGTCGAACGGCCTGCCGGTCCAGGTGGACACGACGAGCCCCGAAGCGCGCGCGGCAATCCTCCGCGGCAAGGCGAGCTTCTACCGGCGCGTCGGCGAGCGCAACCACGCGTGCGCCGACTGCCACACGCCCGAGCGCGGCGCCGACCGGTTCCTCGGCGGCCGCTACCTCGCCGACGTGAGCGTTGGGCTCACCCGCCATTTCCCGACGTGGCGCACGAGCGTGGGTGAGGTCTGGGACATGCGCAAGCGCTTCCAGTGGTGCATGACGCCGCTCGGGGCCAACATGCTCCCGGCCGACTCGATCGAGTACGCGGAGCTCGAGCTCTACCTCACGACCTTCGACAACGGCAAGCCCCTGTCGGTCCCCGGGATCCGACATTGA
- a CDS encoding molybdopterin-dependent oxidoreductase has translation MSEPLHPVARELAPPAGGLASYPPVERWEDWEEYDPVAWPRKVARRYSLIPTICFNCEAACGLLAYVDRETLRIQKFEGNPVHPGSRGRNCAKGPATLNQVNDPERIRYPLRRVGPRGGGRWQRVTWDEVLDDIAGRIRLALVEGRHTEVMYHLGRAGHELVYLQRVFHAWGIDGHNSHTNVCSSSARAGYAFWHGMDRPSPDHANARFILLLSSHLETGHYFNPHAQRIIEAKERGAKVCVIDSRLSNTASMADWWLAPWPGSESALLLAMAAVLIREKLYDREFVRRWVNWEEYLREERRDLPPTFEGFERALAELYARYTPEFAARESGVDAATIVEVARALGRAGSALATHVWRNTAAGNLGGWQVARALELLVVLMGAVGTPGGTAPSAWHKAVPAPPLMPPPAKVWSELLMPREYPLAFFEMSYLLPHFLKEGRGKLAMYFTRVYNPVWTNPDGMSWIEVLSDETKVERHACLTPIWSETAWFADFVLPMGHASERHDLMSQETHAARWIGFRQPVLRVALEKRGRTFDSTWQAHEAAGLGQVWEEDEFWIELSWRIDPDGALGIRKYFESPYRPGAKLRIEELYRWIFEHSVPGLPEAARREGLTPLAYMRKYGAFLIEDGVYRTHEQVPSAGDLEGAAVDPVTKVIVKGGEAVGVEVDGHACLGFPTPSRKLEFFSKTLKDWKWPEQSVPGYIRSHVHWSQIDRTRGEMVLLPTFRLPTLIHTRSGNAKWLYEISHTNPLWLHGEDAARLGVTTGDLLKVQTAIGYFVDKVWVTESIRPGVVACSHHLGRWRLADAAGGERWSTALVDLKQTEPGRWFMRQIHGVRPFASEDPDSERIWWEDAGVHQNLTFPVQPDPVSGQHCWHQKVTVTRAGPDDRYGDIFVDTNKSFEIYRQWLALARPAPGPGGLRRPLWLPRAFKPDASAYRIDG, from the coding sequence ATGAGCGAGCCCCTCCACCCCGTCGCGCGGGAGCTCGCGCCGCCCGCCGGCGGGCTCGCGAGCTACCCGCCCGTCGAGCGCTGGGAGGACTGGGAGGAGTACGATCCCGTCGCCTGGCCGCGGAAGGTCGCGCGCCGCTACTCCTTGATCCCGACGATCTGCTTCAACTGCGAGGCCGCGTGCGGTCTCCTCGCCTACGTGGACCGGGAGACGCTCCGGATCCAGAAGTTCGAGGGGAACCCGGTCCATCCGGGGAGCCGCGGCCGGAACTGCGCCAAGGGCCCCGCGACGCTCAACCAGGTGAACGACCCCGAGCGCATCCGCTACCCGCTGCGCCGCGTGGGGCCGCGGGGCGGCGGTCGATGGCAGCGCGTCACGTGGGACGAGGTCCTCGACGATATCGCCGGGCGAATCCGTCTAGCTCTGGTCGAAGGCCGTCACACGGAGGTCATGTACCACCTCGGACGCGCGGGCCACGAGCTGGTCTATCTGCAGCGCGTCTTCCACGCCTGGGGCATCGACGGCCACAACAGCCACACCAACGTGTGCTCGTCGAGCGCGCGCGCGGGCTACGCCTTCTGGCACGGCATGGACCGCCCGTCGCCCGACCACGCGAACGCGCGGTTCATCCTGCTGCTCTCCTCGCACCTCGAGACCGGCCACTACTTCAACCCCCACGCCCAGCGCATCATCGAGGCCAAGGAGCGCGGGGCGAAGGTCTGCGTGATCGACTCGCGCCTGTCCAACACCGCGTCGATGGCCGACTGGTGGCTCGCGCCGTGGCCGGGGTCGGAGTCGGCGCTCCTCCTCGCGATGGCGGCCGTCCTGATCCGCGAGAAGCTCTACGATCGCGAGTTCGTTCGCCGCTGGGTGAACTGGGAGGAGTACCTGCGCGAGGAGCGCCGGGACCTGCCGCCGACGTTCGAGGGGTTCGAGCGGGCGCTCGCGGAGCTCTACGCTCGCTACACGCCCGAGTTCGCCGCCCGCGAGAGCGGCGTGGACGCGGCGACGATCGTCGAGGTGGCGCGCGCTCTCGGCCGCGCGGGCTCGGCGCTCGCCACCCACGTCTGGCGCAACACGGCGGCGGGCAACCTCGGCGGCTGGCAGGTGGCGCGGGCACTCGAGCTGCTCGTCGTCCTCATGGGCGCCGTCGGCACGCCCGGCGGCACCGCGCCGAGCGCCTGGCACAAGGCGGTCCCGGCGCCGCCGCTGATGCCGCCGCCGGCGAAGGTGTGGAGCGAGCTCTTGATGCCCCGCGAGTACCCGCTCGCGTTCTTCGAGATGAGCTACCTGCTGCCCCACTTCCTGAAGGAGGGCCGTGGGAAGCTCGCGATGTACTTCACCCGCGTCTACAACCCCGTGTGGACGAACCCGGACGGCATGTCGTGGATCGAAGTGTTGAGCGACGAGACGAAGGTCGAGCGCCACGCGTGTCTCACGCCGATCTGGAGCGAGACGGCGTGGTTCGCCGATTTTGTCTTGCCGATGGGCCACGCCTCCGAGCGCCACGATCTCATGTCTCAGGAGACCCACGCCGCGCGCTGGATCGGCTTCCGCCAGCCGGTGCTCCGCGTCGCCCTCGAGAAGCGGGGGCGGACCTTCGACTCCACGTGGCAGGCGCACGAGGCCGCGGGGCTCGGCCAGGTCTGGGAGGAGGACGAGTTCTGGATCGAGCTCTCCTGGCGCATCGATCCCGACGGCGCGCTCGGGATCCGGAAGTACTTCGAGTCGCCGTACCGGCCCGGGGCGAAGCTCCGCATCGAGGAGCTCTATCGCTGGATCTTCGAGCACAGCGTGCCCGGGCTCCCCGAGGCGGCCCGGCGCGAGGGGCTGACGCCGCTCGCGTACATGCGTAAGTACGGCGCCTTCCTCATCGAGGACGGGGTCTACCGGACCCACGAGCAGGTACCCTCCGCCGGGGACCTCGAGGGCGCCGCCGTGGACCCGGTGACGAAGGTCATCGTCAAGGGCGGGGAGGCGGTCGGCGTCGAGGTGGACGGGCACGCGTGCCTGGGGTTCCCGACGCCGTCGCGGAAGCTCGAGTTCTTCTCGAAGACGCTCAAGGACTGGAAGTGGCCCGAGCAATCCGTGCCCGGCTACATCCGGAGCCATGTTCATTGGTCCCAGATCGATCGAACCAGGGGAGAAATGGTGCTCCTGCCCACGTTCCGGCTGCCGACCCTCATCCACACGCGGTCGGGCAACGCGAAGTGGCTCTACGAGATCTCCCACACGAACCCGCTCTGGCTCCACGGAGAGGACGCCGCGAGGCTCGGCGTGACGACGGGCGACCTCCTCAAGGTCCAGACGGCGATCGGCTACTTCGTGGACAAGGTCTGGGTGACCGAGTCCATCCGGCCGGGCGTCGTCGCCTGCTCGCACCACCTCGGCCGCTGGCGGCTCGCGGACGCGGCCGGCGGCGAGCGGTGGTCCACGGCGCTCGTGGATCTGAAGCAGACGGAGCCGGGCCGCTGGTTCATGCGCCAGATCCACGGCGTGCGGCCCTTCGCGAGCGAGGATCCCGATTCGGAGCGCATCTGGTGGGAGGACGCCGGCGTCCATCAGAACCTCACCTTTCCCGTCCAGCCGGATCCGGTGAGCGGCCAGCACTGCTGGCACCAGAAGGTGACCGTGACGAGGGCGGGACCCGACGACCGCTACGGCGACATCTTCGTGGACACGAACAAGTCCTTCGAGATCTATCGCCAGTGGCTCGCGCTGGCGCGGCCCGCGCCGGGTCCGGGCGGGCTCCGCCGCCCGCTGTGGCTCCCGCGGGCCTTCAAGCCCGACGCCTCGGCCTACAGGATCGACGGCTGA
- a CDS encoding FAD-binding protein: protein MTDVVETDVLVLGAGGAGLCAALHAADASPKLRVTVIVKGLLGRAGCTRMVQGGYNAVLTAPDSLDAHLTDTLAGGGWINDQELVWVLVREAPGRVLELESRY, encoded by the coding sequence GTGACCGACGTCGTCGAGACCGACGTCCTGGTGCTCGGCGCGGGCGGCGCCGGCCTCTGCGCCGCGCTCCACGCCGCCGACGCGTCGCCGAAGCTCCGCGTGACGGTGATCGTCAAGGGCCTCCTCGGGCGCGCTGGCTGCACGCGCATGGTGCAGGGGGGCTACAACGCGGTGCTCACCGCGCCCGACTCGCTCGACGCGCATCTCACCGACACGCTCGCGGGCGGCGGCTGGATCAACGACCAGGAGCTGGTCTGGGTCCTCGTGCGCGAGGCGCCGGGGCGGGTGCTCGAGCTCGAATCGCGCTACG
- a CDS encoding thiosulfate oxidation carrier complex protein SoxZ: MSDVGKVRIRIPSSIRPGDIVQARTLVIHPMERVERDAQGKLVQRNYSYINKVIVTYLGKTIVTLDTTQAVSENPFFSFTFRATDPGQLKVQFLDTTGGKYEGTVDIKFS; this comes from the coding sequence GTGTCCGACGTCGGCAAGGTCAGGATCCGCATCCCCTCGAGCATCCGGCCCGGCGACATCGTGCAGGCGCGGACGCTCGTGATCCACCCGATGGAGCGCGTCGAGCGCGACGCCCAGGGCAAGCTCGTCCAGCGGAACTACAGCTACATCAACAAGGTGATCGTCACCTACCTCGGCAAGACGATCGTCACCCTGGACACCACCCAGGCCGTGAGCGAGAACCCGTTCTTCTCGTTTACGTTCCGGGCGACCGATCCCGGCCAGCTGAAGGTCCAGTTCCTCGACACCACGGGCGGCAAGTACGAGGGCACGGTCGACATCAAGTTCTCCTGA
- a CDS encoding LysR family transcriptional regulator gives MEIPQVEAFLAVGTFGGFRRAADALRLTQPAVSARIRGLETSLGVKLFERGKHGFALSAAGRAFRPHAEQLLQTVALARQAVHDLRPAAGGALQIAAVLSICTYLLPDVLKRFQSASPKTLMTVRSGHSKEVLEMVLRGDAEVGLARSLHHPEVETLSLRDDPLILVARPAAWPAGERRARLAEVADRPLIFFDRGSSDWTLTHGLFRRAGLVPNVALEVETIETAKKMVERDVGFAFLPHLAVGRELRRRSLVAIDIVDAEPISRSLDVIHPRQRPLSPEARTLLGVLRAALSDAGGPPRGRRR, from the coding sequence ATGGAGATCCCTCAAGTCGAGGCGTTCCTCGCGGTCGGCACCTTCGGCGGCTTCCGCCGTGCGGCCGACGCGCTGCGGCTCACTCAGCCGGCGGTGAGCGCGCGCATCCGGGGGCTCGAGACCTCGCTCGGCGTGAAGCTCTTCGAGCGCGGCAAGCACGGCTTCGCGCTCTCGGCGGCCGGGCGCGCCTTCCGCCCCCACGCCGAGCAGCTCCTCCAGACCGTGGCGCTCGCCCGCCAGGCCGTCCACGACCTCCGGCCGGCCGCCGGCGGCGCGCTCCAGATCGCGGCCGTGCTCTCGATCTGCACGTACCTCCTGCCCGACGTCCTGAAGCGCTTCCAGAGCGCCTCGCCGAAGACGCTCATGACCGTCCGCTCGGGGCACTCGAAGGAGGTCCTCGAGATGGTCCTGCGGGGGGACGCGGAGGTCGGGCTCGCGCGCTCCCTCCACCACCCCGAGGTCGAGACGCTCTCGCTGCGCGACGACCCGCTCATCCTGGTCGCGCGTCCGGCCGCGTGGCCGGCGGGGGAGCGCCGCGCGCGGCTCGCGGAGGTGGCCGACCGGCCGCTCATCTTCTTCGACCGCGGCTCGAGCGACTGGACGCTCACCCACGGCCTCTTCCGCCGGGCGGGGCTCGTGCCGAACGTGGCGCTGGAGGTCGAGACGATCGAGACCGCGAAGAAGATGGTCGAGCGGGATGTGGGCTTCGCCTTCCTGCCGCACCTCGCGGTCGGCCGCGAGCTCCGGCGCCGCTCGCTGGTCGCGATCGACATCGTGGACGCCGAGCCGATCAGCCGGAGCCTCGACGTGATCCACCCGCGCCAGCGGCCGCTCTCGCCCGAGGCGCGGACCCTCCTCGGCGTGCTGCGCGCGGCGCTCTCCGACGCGGGCGGCCCGCCCCGCGGGCGGCGCCGCTAG
- a CDS encoding isocitrate lyase/PEP mutase family protein, with translation MGRTFRQLLQAEPYLFTGGVYDPLGAQLAERVGMKSIYLSGYSMAMANGWPDMGFLTQTEVTRIASMIASGTSLPVIADADDGYGNALSTIRTVQEYVKTGVAGIHLEDQHFPKRCGHIAGKTVVPFEEAVGKYRAAVDTRNRLDRDFVIIARTDAYGAVGGSLEEAIRRGRAYADAGVDLVWAELSNASREPAIAFARAMRATHPTLPLAFNYSSSFRWHQDPNPLTFKELGELGYKFIFITLFAAHAATYAVWNAMEELVRDQEQAQWRLEKVKVGHPTESHHVMARVAHFQELEQKYIPGTDARLKGSAGFGEQHAARS, from the coding sequence ATGGGGCGCACGTTCCGCCAGCTGCTGCAGGCCGAGCCGTACCTGTTCACCGGCGGCGTCTACGACCCGCTCGGGGCCCAGCTCGCCGAGCGCGTGGGGATGAAATCCATCTATCTCAGCGGCTACTCGATGGCCATGGCCAACGGCTGGCCGGACATGGGCTTCCTCACGCAGACCGAGGTCACCCGCATCGCCTCGATGATCGCCAGCGGGACGAGCTTGCCGGTCATCGCGGACGCGGACGATGGCTACGGCAACGCGCTCTCCACGATCCGGACGGTGCAGGAGTACGTGAAGACGGGCGTCGCGGGCATCCACCTCGAGGACCAGCACTTCCCGAAGCGCTGCGGCCACATCGCCGGCAAGACGGTCGTCCCCTTCGAGGAGGCGGTCGGCAAGTACCGCGCGGCGGTCGACACCCGGAACCGCCTCGACCGCGACTTCGTCATCATCGCGCGCACGGACGCCTACGGCGCCGTCGGGGGGAGCCTGGAGGAGGCGATCCGCCGGGGCCGCGCGTATGCGGACGCGGGCGTGGACCTCGTGTGGGCCGAGCTCAGCAACGCGTCGCGTGAGCCCGCGATCGCGTTCGCGCGGGCGATGCGCGCGACGCATCCGACCTTGCCGCTCGCGTTCAACTACTCCTCGTCCTTCCGGTGGCACCAGGACCCGAACCCGCTCACGTTCAAGGAGCTCGGGGAGCTCGGCTACAAGTTCATCTTCATCACGCTCTTCGCGGCGCACGCGGCGACGTACGCCGTGTGGAACGCGATGGAGGAGCTCGTGCGCGATCAGGAGCAGGCGCAGTGGCGGCTCGAGAAGGTCAAGGTCGGCCACCCGACCGAGAGCCACCACGTGATGGCGCGCGTCGCGCACTTCCAGGAGCTCGAGCAGAAGTACATCCCCGGGACCGACGCGCGCCTGAAGGGCTCGGCCGGCTTCGGCGAGCAGCACGCCGCGCGCTCCTGA
- a CDS encoding thiosulfate oxidation carrier protein SoxY produces the protein MERSSEITRRTMLGTLGFLGVAAITGGLAAPGSAGAQPLGLQETGEEALRRVFGGRPMKDGSGVIKLDIPAIAENGSLVQTSVTVESPMTPQNYVKHVWLVADKNRIPVVFRATLVPEAGRAYVGATIRLGETGDVRAIVEQNDGTLLAVRREVKVTVGGCGG, from the coding sequence ATGGAAAGGTCGTCGGAGATCACCCGGCGCACGATGCTCGGCACGCTGGGCTTCCTTGGCGTGGCGGCGATCACGGGAGGGCTGGCTGCGCCCGGCAGCGCCGGCGCGCAGCCGCTCGGCCTCCAGGAGACCGGCGAGGAGGCGCTCCGGCGCGTCTTCGGCGGCCGGCCGATGAAGGACGGCTCGGGCGTGATCAAGCTCGACATCCCGGCGATCGCCGAGAACGGCTCGCTCGTCCAGACCTCGGTGACGGTCGAGTCGCCGATGACGCCGCAGAACTATGTGAAGCACGTCTGGCTCGTCGCGGACAAGAACCGGATCCCGGTCGTCTTCCGCGCGACGCTCGTGCCCGAGGCGGGCCGCGCCTACGTGGGCGCGACGATCCGGCTCGGCGAGACGGGCGACGTGCGGGCGATCGTCGAGCAGAACGACGGCACGCTCCTCGCGGTCCGCCGCGAGGTCAAGGTCACCGTCGGCGGCTGCGGAGGCTAG
- the soxB gene encoding thiosulfohydrolase SoxB yields the protein MRALLIRSRDLSRCFAKMLGRRDLLKLLTVAAAAGLDPRRLEAADGPERLLAFEPLGNVTLLHLTDPHGTLRPLYYREPDTLIGVGAERGKPPFLTGAEFLQAYRLAPGSAEAYATTYLDFAALAARYGRMGGYAHLATLVKRARAERPGKTLLLDGGDTCQGSATALWSRGEDMVRASNALGVEVMTPHWEFIYGMDRVRELFGDRERRGLFAGDFVAHNVAQTGWGDRVFRPYTIREVGGVRVGVIGQAFPYVPVSHPRRFVPDLTFGIREDQVQALAQELRDDRRVDLVVLLSHNGIAVDLKLAARVHGLDVVLGGHTHDALPEPIVVGRTLVVNSGSHGKFLSRLDLDVRQGRVAGWRYRLLPVLSGAVPEDPDMARLVADLRRPHEATLAEPLAVSESLLWRRGNFNGTFDELILDALLKRFDAQVAFSPGFRWGPTIVPGQTITLEDVYAHTALTYPNTWVREMTGREIVALMEDIADNLFHPDPYYRQGGDMLRVGGLTYTIEPARTLGRRIRDVAVGGRPLEPARRYKAAGWASVGEAAGPPAWDVVAGHLRAEKRVRLDPRPRVRVL from the coding sequence ATGCGCGCGCTGCTGATCCGTTCCCGCGATCTGAGCCGGTGCTTCGCTAAAATGCTCGGGCGCCGGGACCTCCTGAAGCTCCTCACGGTGGCCGCGGCGGCGGGGCTCGACCCGCGCCGGCTCGAGGCGGCCGACGGCCCCGAGCGGCTCCTCGCGTTCGAGCCGCTCGGCAACGTGACGCTGCTCCACCTCACCGACCCGCACGGCACGCTCCGCCCCCTCTACTACCGCGAGCCCGACACGCTCATCGGCGTCGGCGCCGAGCGCGGCAAGCCGCCGTTCCTCACCGGCGCCGAGTTCCTCCAGGCCTACCGCCTGGCGCCGGGCAGCGCCGAGGCGTACGCCACGACCTACCTCGACTTCGCGGCGCTGGCGGCGCGGTACGGCCGGATGGGCGGCTACGCGCACCTCGCGACGCTCGTCAAGCGCGCGCGCGCGGAGCGGCCCGGAAAGACGCTCCTCCTCGACGGCGGCGACACGTGCCAGGGCTCCGCGACCGCCCTCTGGAGCCGCGGCGAGGACATGGTGCGGGCCTCGAACGCGCTGGGCGTCGAGGTGATGACGCCGCACTGGGAATTCATCTACGGGATGGACCGCGTGCGCGAGCTCTTCGGCGACCGTGAGCGGCGCGGGCTCTTCGCCGGCGACTTCGTCGCGCACAACGTCGCTCAGACGGGCTGGGGGGACCGGGTGTTCCGGCCCTACACGATTCGCGAGGTCGGCGGCGTCCGCGTCGGCGTGATCGGTCAGGCGTTTCCGTACGTGCCGGTCTCGCACCCGCGGCGCTTCGTGCCGGACCTCACGTTCGGCATCCGCGAGGATCAGGTCCAGGCGCTCGCGCAGGAGCTGCGCGACGACCGGCGCGTGGACCTCGTCGTCCTCCTCTCGCACAACGGCATCGCGGTGGACCTGAAGCTCGCCGCGCGCGTCCACGGGCTCGACGTCGTCCTCGGCGGCCACACCCACGACGCGCTGCCCGAGCCCATCGTCGTGGGCCGGACGCTCGTCGTGAACTCGGGCTCGCACGGCAAGTTCCTCTCGCGCCTCGACCTCGACGTGCGGCAGGGCCGCGTCGCCGGCTGGCGCTACCGCCTGCTCCCGGTGCTCTCGGGCGCGGTCCCCGAGGATCCGGACATGGCGCGGCTCGTCGCGGACCTCCGCCGCCCTCACGAGGCGACGCTCGCGGAGCCTCTCGCGGTCTCGGAGTCGCTCCTCTGGCGCCGCGGCAACTTCAACGGCACCTTCGACGAGCTGATCCTCGACGCGCTCCTCAAGCGCTTCGACGCCCAGGTCGCGTTCTCGCCGGGCTTCCGCTGGGGGCCGACGATCGTGCCCGGCCAGACGATCACGCTCGAGGACGTCTACGCTCACACGGCGCTGACCTATCCCAACACGTGGGTCCGCGAGATGACGGGGCGCGAGATCGTGGCGCTCATGGAGGACATCGCCGACAACCTCTTCCACCCTGACCCTTACTACCGCCAGGGCGGGGACATGCTGCGGGTCGGCGGGCTCACGTACACGATCGAGCCGGCCCGGACGCTGGGCCGGCGGATCCGTGACGTCGCCGTCGGCGGCCGGCCGCTCGAGCCGGCGCGGCGCTACAAGGCCGCCGGCTGGGCGAGCGTCGGCGAGGCGGCGGGCCCGCCGGCGTGGGACGTCGTCGCCGGCCACCTGCGCGCGGAGAAGCGCGTGCGCCTCGACCCGCGGCCGCGCGTCCGCGTCCTGTGA